The region CAAGCCGAGAACAATCACTAGACATTTCACAACAGTCTCTTGCAGGTTCAGAAGAATCGCTTGAAGGTCCAGGGCAATCTCATGTAGTTTCAGAAAAATTACATCCAGGCCCAGTACTGTCATTTATAGTTCCAGAACAGTCACTTTTATTTCCAAAAACATCATTCATAGGTCCAAAGCAATCTCTTGGAGGCCCTGTACAGTCACAGGCAAAACCAGATCAATTATTTATTGAACAACCAGCTGTGGCAACAAGTTTACCATCAACAAATTTACAACCAACAACATCATCTTCTATTTATTCCTGGGCCTGGGTATCCTCAGTACTGCTGCCTGATCTCTCCCTGCTAAAGTCCACTGTTACACCAGAACCTTACCCTGATGCCACCTCAATCCAGTCTTTGCCAGCATCCACTCTGGCACCAGAGCAATATCCTCATACAACCTCAGCCCAGCCAGAGGGTCCAGGCAGTGCACAAGGTGATATAGACATCGCAGGGAGGACAGGTAGAATCCCTCTGCTGAATGATCcactgctggggggggggggggcaagccACAGCACTTTCACATGAAAACAGCATCTGTCTTTCCTTTGTGTTACAGATTCAGGAATATGACATCATGAATCCTATTTTGCATTCAtctttaattttcatttaacaaCCATGAAAAAAGTAGATGTATGAGAGGACAGTGTTGGAAGAAAATACGAGAAAATTGCTATATTTTTATGCAACCAGTTCATAGCCTCTCGGCCATAAATCTAAGGGTTTTAAGGCAGAGATAACAAACTCACCAATTTTTGTAAGGAAGACATGTCATCTTACTGAATCTCCTTTTAACGgtgtttttagttgttgtttggttttttgtttggttttttatgaCTATATTCGTTAAAAATGTAACTAGctattttaataatacattgtaaCTTGTGCCTAATGTCACTACATCTTTAAAGATCACTGGCTCCTGTCAGCCTTAGCTCCAGCCCAATGCCAGAACAGGTGTGCTTGTGTTCCAGGATTAGAGTAAAAATCCTCAAACCCCTTTCTGAGTCTCTTTTACTAGAAACAGTGCTAGTAGCTTTATGCAatgtatagtgtagtgtatagtacACTATACATACTATAGTGTACTATacatactgtgtgtatgtatatgtgtgtgtatgtatgtatatatatatatatatatatatatatatatatatatatatatatatatacacacacacactctaatgtATATACACtctactgtatatactgtatatacagtatgtgaACTCTGTACTAAAAGTGATCAAATCTTGGTATGAACATAGCTAGACAATAGTGATATGATTGCTAATAACCCAGTCCTTTTATGCACCATGGACCTTTAACACGTTGAATCTAACAAGATATGTAAAATCTTAGAATATGTACATCAAATGTCAGCCTGTAATGGCACTGGGTTAGATTTAGGTTTGCTGGACACCATCCTATTAAGATCTATACTCACCTCCAAGTTTGTGAACAGAAAGCTGATGGTTCTTAATGTATTACTAAACCTCTAACAGGCAAACACATATTTATCAAATAGTGTTACTCattcaacacatttttaaaaattatttaattaattatttgattaattttttctTGTTCTCAGCTACTGAGTCCCACTGTAGGAGCCGGCCATTGGACCTTGTCTTTATCATTGATAGCTCTCGCAGTGTCCGTCCAGGTGAGTTTGAGAAGGTCAAGATATTCCTCTCAGACATGGTGGACACACTGGATATTGGTCCCGATGCCACCCACGTTGCTGTGGTGAATTATGCTAGCACAGTCAAAATAGAGTTCTTTCTCAAGGACCATTTCAGGAAGGAAAATATGAAACAAGCAATTAGCCTCATTGAGCCCCTGGCTGCTGGCACCATGACTGGTCTAGCCATTAAGAAAGCCATGGAAGAGACCTTCACCGAACAGTCAGGGGCCCGGCCAAAGTCAAAGAGCATTTCCAAGGTTGCCATCATTGTCACGGATGGGCGTCCACAAGATCAGGTTGGAGAGGTATCAGCTGCTGCCCGGGCCTCGGGGATCGAGATCTATGCTGTGGGGGTGGACCGTGCTGACATCGGCTCCCTCAGGCTCATGGCGAGTAACCCACTGGATGACCACGTTTTCTATGTGGAAACCTACGGTGTGATCGAGAAGCTCACCTCCAAGTTCCGGGAGACTCTGTGCGGTAGGAATGTTGTTTGGGGCATTATTGTTCTCTCTTTATAAGTTTAATCTTGAGACATGGGGACAGTCATTGAACTCTCTGATAAACATTAAGACTTCAGCaaacaaatgtgtaaattttgttaacatttagtagatttatatttatcttatgATTGCCACACATTTTGTAAGAAGGTTTTTCATAGATCagttacaaacaatacaatactggctgataaaaaggaaataattcCTGACAGGAAATTCAAAATGTCATGAATAACATCTAATAAGTAATTCGTATGTGcatttttgttactttaaatTAGCAAATACGTGATCCTGgtggtttaattaaaaaattaatattctCCCAAACGTATTTTACAAATGTGccaggtttttaaaattatggTTTCTTTTTCTATTACCCTATATGTACAGTTTATTAGATATTATCCTAAGCTATCAAATATTACCCTATGTGCACAGTCTACTAGATATTACCCTATATAATCAGATATTACCCTACATTATCAGATATCAGCCTATATGcacattttattaacatataattgCACATAACACTTTAACTTTTAGGAACTCTTCCTGTTAGTCATTTGAAACTATGCAATTTCATTTACTGTGGATAACTTAATTATTTTTCAGGAAACAGAACTGAACCTGTGTTTAAAATCATGATAAAGTTGGCTTGTGCTATTTGTTTGCTTGGGTGGCTGAAATACATGTTAACTTCATAGTGATATACATGTTTACTTCTTAAGTTTGCAGCTAAAGTGATTATTTATGAATGACACTGGCAATTTCACTGAAGCAGGTCATGGCAAcctgttttcatttactttacAGTGAAATTAACTTCTGTGAAGGTTTCGTGGAGACACATATCCACTGCACTTTCCTTTGGTCTCACTCTTTCCACTGTAAAATCATATGTATCATAAGAAGAGACTCAAAGACCAAGAGGCTGTGTTGCATGAGAAGAACCATTAGACACATTAAGCAGATTGCCATCGCCTGAAGCATATTGCAATATCCTGAAATGATCTCCAAGCTGTTAGGGGTCACTAAATAACTCCAAACCAGTAACCACAGCCTGTTCCAGGTGTGGATCCCTGTGTCTCGGGACATGACTGCGATCACATTTGTATCAGCAGTGGCTCCTCCTATTACTGCAAGTGTCGGAAGGGCTATAATTTGAACGAGGACAAGAAAACATGCTCCTTCAAACGTAAGACTTTGTAGATCGCACTAACGGCTCCAAGTTTGCAAATCATGCAAAACAGACacagtaaaaaaatataattttgttcatttggtTTGTTGTAACATTTACGTAGGACATGAATAAAGTCTTATATGACCTgactaatatatttatttagctagagtttgcatttttcatttttaatgaaagacCTGCTACCAAGCTACACTACCACACCAATGTACATATGCAAGGTTGCATTTGTCATGACTCTTAAAGTCATACAATACTGCACATTACATAATACATATTAGACTGTTCCAGTGTACAAGCACAACTGTATTTTCAAGTTACATGTATAACAAaacatgtcttttgtttttagatgAATGTTTTCCAGATCCAGTAATGCAATCAGCTGGATTGGAACTGCTGATCCATCCCATGCTAAACCAGTGTGGAATTATCATGGATGGCCTTGTAACATCACTGTAATGATGTTGAATGAAGCATGCAGACCACATCGTTGTgatctgttttgtttaacatccttctctctgtggcTACTGAGACAGATGACAAATGTTTTGTCTGTGCACTGGCAAATCTGCAGTGCTGTTGTCTTTGAGGACATGAGCTAGGTAGTCTATGTGATTAGGAAATGACTTGGAAAAAAGTTCTTAGACTAAAACAGTGGCTTGTTGTGTCTAGCCTATGAAAGATTCTTCACAATTTAATGTGGGTTTGCTGCATGCTATGATGGTAGGGTATACAgttatattacatttgtaaaagaAGCATAGAAGAGTGGACTTCAACATTGACTTTAAGTAGATTTTAATTGCTCTTAAAATATCTCCTTTTTGTATCAGTCCATTTCTGTGATCAGTACATTTCACATCCCatgcattcattaaaaaaaacaaaaaacatttatgatagGTCATGTGCCATGTAAGATTAGAGTTCCCATTGGGCCACCAAGTTCTGTCCATATAATAACTAAAGCACTTTCCTGAGAGTAGCAGAGATCATAAATGAGTTGGCATAACATATCATGTCCTTAAATATAGCTAGAGCTGTCCAGTAATTTTAATGCAGACACCTTAACCAAATtctatgtgttttttttcccaaaatacTTTCTTTTTAGCAGAAGACAGTTTTTTTGACTCCAGGAATTATTACGGCACATGACATTGTCCATTCTGTGCAACATTTACAACTCATTCCAGGTATAGACTCCTGTGAAATGGGGCATGACTGTCAGCACATTTGTGTTGGAGACGGCTCCTCCTATATCTGCAAGTGTCGCCCTGGCTATATCTTGAATGAAGACAAGAGAACGTGCTCCATCCACAGTATCTTTGGACATGGTGCAGGCACTGGACACACTGATGGTGTCAGCAATGGCAACAGCGATAGTGAAGGTAGTTCCAGTGAGTCTAACATGTCAAATGGTAATTACCTTGATTCATGCCATTTCAAGGAACTccaatattatttaatttattagtGCCGTTGCTGAGCTACATATGAATACTTACAAATTTAAGTATTTGACTGGACTCTTATGCAACTCATGTGGCCCATAAAAGGCATATAACATATGCCATATAATGCAGGAGCTACTTGCATATAGCTCTTTGATGCAAACTTCTTCTATACTTTTATTGGAGgtcaaaaccaacaaaacaactTCACCATCTCAATTGCTTACAAGATTTATCTTCATCTGCCTTGTTGACTGACTAGGTTCCTtcaatttttcatgtttttgcctTCAAAGGAGCATCCTGAAGAACATTCCATGAGTGGTGAATAAATAGTCGGTTTCACTGTGGCACTGTAACATAAATGACTTTGAATGATGCCCAGCCATTGGCACAGAGCGTCATTCCTTCATCCTTGCAAAGCGGACAGAAATATCCTAGCTATCGCACTGTGAAGCTAGCTGACCACTTATTATGTCTTTGTCTTAAAGAAACCCAGATTCTTCATCATTCATCTTGCCTTAACAAATGTGTTACCCAAAGTTCACagcaaatatttttaagatggACTATGCCCTTGATCATTTTAGAAAATGATATTAATTTCCTGTCTTCTTTATGATTACATGTTCCATACACCATGAGCTTCTCCAAgaaatatgtgcatttttctTGTGCATAAGCAAAAAGGATGTTTGCTAACTCAAGCAGAGCCTTTGTTCCTTCATAGCCATCACTGATGGGTCTTTCTAGAAAACAACTGTATTCCATGTTGAAACACTCTTTCCATACTTTGCAAAATATGAGACCAAGCATATCGTGTTTCTCTATATTAACATCCTCATATTGAAAAGAAAGAGGTTCTTGTTTTCTACATGTCCTTATATTTTGGGTTTGGAACAGCATcgattgcaaaaaaaaaaaatcctacacTTTGTGGATGCCTTGTCTTCAGTGCTGGTGCATTTTTCCTCAGCATTGCCATTATATTGGCACTACCATAATTATCAggttctgtctgtctgatgctgAAGTACATACATTAGAATGGTTCATTTACAAAGATGAAATTGGACCAAATCAA is a window of Electrophorus electricus isolate fEleEle1 chromosome 3, fEleEle1.pri, whole genome shotgun sequence DNA encoding:
- the matn3a gene encoding matrilin-3a isoform X6; translation: MKSCFGVLLYCLSFFQVDISESYNVKDASQILAQSNAQRRNFGNLPNARLPPRTSNSAAHSSKYRINGQNHPHKDQTRMLPQPIAYLGPLSPSPPRVYNWQKDLTAKKEQSPSLANQQLKGEWAPVICRQRPLPEESVIGSNHPITITDETFDGQAQFYIVPEQSLPVPEQPLAITEESFSGSEQSLDISQQSLAGPEESNEGPEQSHTVPEQLFPGSKQPSVATEVSHASREQSLDISQQSLAGSEESLEGPGQSHVVSEKLHPGPVLSFIVPEQSLLFPKTSFIGPKQSLGGPVQSQAKPDQLFIEQPAVATSLPSTNLQPTTSSSIYSWAWVSSVLLPDLSLLKSTVTPEPYPDATSIQSLPASTLAPEQYPHTTSAQPEGPGSAQGDIDIAGRTATESHCRSRPLDLVFIIDSSRSVRPGEFEKVKIFLSDMVDTLDIGPDATHVAVVNYASTVKIEFFLKDHFRKENMKQAISLIEPLAAGTMTGLAIKKAMEETFTEQSGARPKSKSISKVAIIVTDGRPQDQVGEVSAAARASGIEIYAVGVDRADIGSLRLMASNPLDDHVFYVETYGVIEKLTSKFRETLCGVDPCVSGHDCDHICISSGSSYYCKCRKGYNLNEDKKTCSFKHECFPDPVMQSAGLELLIHPMLNQCGIIMDGLVTSL
- the matn3a gene encoding matrilin-3a isoform X4; this encodes MKSCFGVLLYCLSFFQVDISESYNVKDASQILAQSNAQRRNFGNLPNARLPPRTSNSAAHSSKYRINGQNHPHKDQTRMLPQPIAYLGPLSPSPPRVYNWQKDLTAKKEQSPSLANQQLKGEWAPVICRQRPLPEESVIGSNHPITITDETFDGQAQFYIVPEQSLPVPEQPLAITEESFSGSEQSLDISQQSLAGPEESNEGPEQSHTVPEQLFPGSKQPSVATEVSHASREQSLDISQQSLAGSEESLEGPGQSHVVSEKLHPGPVLSFIVPEQSLLFPKTSFIGPKQSLGGPVQSQAKPDQLFIEQPAVATSLPSTNLQPTTSSSIYSWAWVSSVLLPDLSLLKSTVTPEPYPDATSIQSLPASTLAPEQYPHTTSAQPEGPGSAQGDIDIAGRTATESHCRSRPLDLVFIIDSSRSVRPGEFEKVKIFLSDMVDTLDIGPDATHVAVVNYASTVKIEFFLKDHFRKENMKQAISLIEPLAAGTMTGLAIKKAMEETFTEQSGARPKSKSISKVAIIVTDGRPQDQVGEVSAAARASGIEIYAVGVDRADIGSLRLMASNPLDDHVFYVETYGVIEKLTSKFRETLCGVDPCVSGHDCDHICISSGSSYYCKCRKGYNLNEDKKTCSFKQLKAEVVQDPCHCEARLAFQRQTQNYIQDLNAKLADISRKVEQMMAHK
- the matn3a gene encoding matrilin-3a isoform X7 produces the protein MKSCFGVLLYCLSFFQVDISESYNVKDASQILAQSNAQRRNFGNLPNARLPPRTSNSAAHSSKYRINGQNHPHKDQTRMLPQPIAYLGPLSPSPPRVYNWQKDLTAKKEQSPSLANQQLKGEWAPVICRQRPLPEESVIGSNHPITITDETFDGQAQFYIVPEQSLPVPEQPLAITEESFSGSEQSLDISQQSLAGPEESNEGPEQSHTVPEQLFPGSKQPSVATEVSHASREQSLDISQQSLAGSEESLEGPGQSHVVSEKLHPGPVLSFIVPEQSLLFPKTSFIGPKQSLGGPVQSQAKPDQLFIEQPAVATSLPSTNLQPTTSSSIYSWAWVSSVLLPDLSLLKSTVTPEPYPDATSIQSLPASTLAPEQYPHTTSAQPEGPGSAQGDIDIAGRTATESHCRSRPLDLVFIIDSSRSVRPGEFEKVKIFLSDMVDTLDIGPDATHVAVVNYASTVKIEFFLKDHFRKENMKQAISLIEPLAAGTMTGLAIKKAMEETFTEQSGARPKSKSISKVAIIVTDGRPQDQVGEVSAAARASGIEIYAVGVDRADIGSLRLMASNPLDDHVFYVETYGVIEKLTSKFRETLCELKAEVVQDPCHCEARLAFQRQTQNYIQDLNAKLADISRKVEQMMAHK
- the matn3a gene encoding matrilin-3a isoform X8, producing MKSCFGVLLYCLSFFQVDISESYNVKDASQILAQSNAQRRNFGNLPNARLPPRTSNSAAHSSKYRINGQNHPHKDQTRMLPQPIAYLGPLSPSPPRVYNWQKDLTAKKEQSPSLANQQLKGEWAPVICRQRPLPEESVIGSNHPITITDETFDGQAQFYIVPEQSLPVPEQPLAITEESFSGSEQSLDISQQSLAGPEESNEGPEQSHTVPEQLFPGSKQPSVATEVSHASREQSLDISQQSLAGSEESLEGPGQSHVVSEKLHPGPVLSFIVPEQSLLFPKTSFIGPKQSLGGPVQSQAKPDQLFIEQPAVATSLPSTNLQPTTSSSIYSWAWVSSVLLPDLSLLKSTVTPEPYPDATSIQSLPASTLAPEQYPHTTSAQPEGPGSAQGDIDIAGRTATESHCRSRPLDLVFIIDSSRSVRPGEFEKVKIFLSDMVDTLDIGPDATHVAVVNYASTVKIEFFLKDHFRKENMKQAISLIEPLAAGTMTGLAIKKAMEETFTEQSGARPKSKSISKVAIIVTDGRPQDQVGEVSAAARASGIEIYAVGVDRADIGSLRLMASNPLDDHVFYVETYGVIEKLTSKFRETLCVKLTSVKVSWRHISTALSFGLTLSTVKSYVS
- the matn3a gene encoding matrilin-3a isoform X3 gives rise to the protein MLPQPIAYLGPLSPSPPRVYNWQKDLTAKKEQSPSLANQQLKGEWAPVICRQRPLPEESVIGSNHPITITDETFDGQAQFYIVPEQSLPVPEQPLAITEESFSGSEQSLDISQQSLAGPEESNEGPEQSHTVPEQLFPGSKQPSVATEVSHASREQSLDISQQSLAGSEESLEGPGQSHVVSEKLHPGPVLSFIVPEQSLLFPKTSFIGPKQSLGGPVQSQAKPDQLFIEQPAVATSLPSTNLQPTTSSSIYSWAWVSSVLLPDLSLLKSTVTPEPYPDATSIQSLPASTLAPEQYPHTTSAQPEGPGSAQGDIDIAGRTATESHCRSRPLDLVFIIDSSRSVRPGEFEKVKIFLSDMVDTLDIGPDATHVAVVNYASTVKIEFFLKDHFRKENMKQAISLIEPLAAGTMTGLAIKKAMEETFTEQSGARPKSKSISKVAIIVTDGRPQDQVGEVSAAARASGIEIYAVGVDRADIGSLRLMASNPLDDHVFYVETYGVIEKLTSKFRETLCGVDPCVSGHDCDHICISSGSSYYCKCRKGYNLNEDKKTCSFKRIDSCEMGHDCQHICVGDGSSYICKCRPGYILNEDKRTCSIHSIFGHGAGTGHTDGVSNGNSDSEGSSSVDSCEMGHDCQHICVGDGSSYICKCRPGYILNEDKRTCSIHSIFGHGAGTGHTDGVSNGNSDSEGMDACALGHDCQHTCVGSGSSYYCTCPTGFVLMEDRKSCFKASGDDDGDSSASLDQCAMGHDCEHICVSSDGSYRCKCNMGYVLNEDKKTCSRLEGLDQCALGHDCEHICISSDGSYRCECQEGFILNEDKKTCLQLKAEVVQDPCHCEARLAFQRQTQNYIQDLNAKLADISRKVEQMMAHK